Within the Nocardioides aurantiacus genome, the region CTGGAACATCCTGGCGCCGGAGTCGCTGCGGTTCGACGACTACCCGTTCATCTTCCTCACCCTGATGCTCAGCCTCCAGGCGTCGTACGCCGCGCCGCTGATCCTGCTCGCGCAGAACCGCCAGGAGGTCCGCGACCGCGTGGTCAACGAGCAGGACCGCCAGGCCAACGCCCGGGCCCACGCCGACATGGAGTACCTCGCCCGCGAGGTGGCCTCGCTGCGGATGTCGGTCGGCGAGGTCGCCACCCGCGACTTCATGCGCTCGGAGCTGCGCAACCTGGTCGAGGAGCTGACCGGCGACGACGACGAGGACGACCCGGACACCCCGGGGAGGCCGTCGTGACCCCACGTACGCTTGCCCCATGACCTCCCCTGACATCGACCGGATCAGGGCTGCTCTCGCGCGGGTCCACGACCCCGAGATCAAGCGACCGATCACCGAGCTGGGCATGCTCGACGACGTCACCGTCGACGACACCGGCCTGGTGACGGTGACCGTGCTGCTCACCGTGTCCGGCTGCCCCCTCAAGGACACCATCACCCGCGACGTCACCTCCGAGGTCAGCCCGATCGAGGGCGTGACCGGGGTCGACGTCAAGCTCGGCGTGATGACCGCCGAGCAGCGCTCGACGCTGCAGGACCAGCTGCGCGGCGGCCAGGCCCAGCGCGAGATCCCGTTCGCCCAGCCCGGCTCGCTCACCCGCGTGATCGCGATCGCCTCGGGCAAGGGCGGCGTCGGCAAGTCCTCGGTGACGGTCAACCTCGCCGTGTCGATGGCAGCGCAGGGCCTCAAGGTCGGCATCGTCGACGCCGACATCTACGGCCACTCGATCCCCGCCATGCTCGGCGTGGCCGACGTCCGGCCGACCCAGGTCGAGGACCTCATCATGCCGGTCCCCACCGCCAGCGGCGTCTCGGTGATCAGCATCGGCATGCTCAAGCCGCGCCGCGACCAGGTCGTCGCCTGGCGCGGCCCGATGCTCGACCGCGCGCTCGTGCAGATGCTGGCCGACGTCTACTGGGGCAGCCTCGACGTGCTGCTCCTCGACCTCCCGCCCGGCACCGGCGACGTCGCCATCTCGCTGGGCCAGCACCTCCCGAGCGCCGAGGTGGTCGTCGTGACCACCCCGCAGGACGCCGCGACCGAGGTCGCCGAGCGCGCCGGCACGATGGCCTCGATGATGCACCAGCGCGTCATCGGCGTCCTGGAGAACATGTCCTGGCTGCCCTGCCCCCACTGCACCCCCGAGGGCAAGGACCACCGCATCGACGTCTTCGGCACCGGCGGCGGGCAGCGCACGGCCACCACGCTGGGCCAGCGGTTCGGCTACGACGTCCCGCTGCTCGGCCGGATCCCGCTCGACACGAGCCTGCGCGAGGGCGGCGACGTCGGCAAGCCGATCGTCGAGTCCGACCCCACCGCGCCCGGCGCGCTGGTGCTGCGCGAGGTGGCCC harbors:
- a CDS encoding DUF1003 domain-containing protein — encoded protein: MGEKDRRDRHDRHDRSERHDRHDRAERRPESRVVRLDQPTDVRRRSFVRRPQVRQDAFGIFAEQFARFMGTARFLIYMTLFVIFWVLWNILAPESLRFDDYPFIFLTLMLSLQASYAAPLILLAQNRQEVRDRVVNEQDRQANARAHADMEYLAREVASLRMSVGEVATRDFMRSELRNLVEELTGDDDEDDPDTPGRPS
- a CDS encoding Mrp/NBP35 family ATP-binding protein → MTSPDIDRIRAALARVHDPEIKRPITELGMLDDVTVDDTGLVTVTVLLTVSGCPLKDTITRDVTSEVSPIEGVTGVDVKLGVMTAEQRSTLQDQLRGGQAQREIPFAQPGSLTRVIAIASGKGGVGKSSVTVNLAVSMAAQGLKVGIVDADIYGHSIPAMLGVADVRPTQVEDLIMPVPTASGVSVISIGMLKPRRDQVVAWRGPMLDRALVQMLADVYWGSLDVLLLDLPPGTGDVAISLGQHLPSAEVVVVTTPQDAATEVAERAGTMASMMHQRVIGVLENMSWLPCPHCTPEGKDHRIDVFGTGGGQRTATTLGQRFGYDVPLLGRIPLDTSLREGGDVGKPIVESDPTAPGALVLREVARTLTARGRGLAGMQLGLSPTAKG